One window of Candidatus Poribacteria bacterium genomic DNA carries:
- a CDS encoding SIS domain-containing protein, protein MEPTSLLRKETLKNIRDALLEAQDVLDRFIRNPENIATIAETAELIRDVFEREGRVFTCGNGGSLCDAIHFAEECTGKFRSDRKPLPAIALGDAAHITCTANDFGFAEIFARPLLAFGHPGDLLLVLSTSGNSENVVRAAVAAKSRGMKVFGLLGRDGGSLKQHCDNYLIAPGDTADRIQEIHIKVLHILIEQVERLMFPKNY, encoded by the coding sequence ATGGAACCCACGTCATTACTCCGTAAGGAAACATTAAAAAACATTCGCGATGCGTTGTTAGAAGCGCAGGACGTACTCGATCGGTTTATCCGAAACCCTGAGAATATTGCGACCATCGCGGAAACCGCAGAATTAATACGAGATGTATTTGAACGGGAAGGCAGGGTCTTTACCTGTGGAAACGGCGGGAGTTTGTGCGATGCAATCCATTTTGCCGAGGAATGCACAGGTAAGTTTCGGAGCGATCGGAAACCGCTTCCAGCCATCGCGCTCGGCGATGCGGCACACATCACCTGCACAGCCAACGATTTCGGATTCGCAGAGATATTCGCTCGCCCGCTGTTGGCATTCGGACATCCCGGGGACCTGCTCCTGGTACTCTCAACCAGCGGAAATTCCGAAAACGTTGTACGCGCCGCAGTCGCAGCAAAATCTCGTGGAATGAAAGTGTTCGGATTGTTAGGGAGAGATGGTGGAAGTCTCAAGCAACACTGTGATAATTATCTCATTGCCCCCGGGGACACCGCAGATCGCATCCAGGAAATCCATATTAAAGTCCTCCACATCCTCATTGAACAGGTCGAACGGTTGATGTTTCCGAAGAATTATTGA
- a CDS encoding iron ABC transporter permease → MRRQYDFTPSITLIFGLTVLFFVVFLIYPLLYVFKEAFWIENTFNLTYFKLIVTDPNIRELVINSFKIGVMVTLVTSIISLPLAYFLTRYRYPGRDMLRAIILIPMIMPPFVGAIGMQQFFGLYGSVNMLLAKLNLMDLAEPIDWFGGGFSGVVMLSTLHLYPIMYLNIVAALANVDPSLEEAAENMGASRFQVFRQITVPLMMPGYFAGAILVFIWAFTDLGTPLIFNYNEVVAVRIFRQVTEANQNPMGYALVVLIIVLTALAFYVSKRWTGSKHYEMLGRGHVTSRETETRWGMRGVIYLFIGGLTLMALLPHISVILVSLTPDASQWRLSVLPQSWTFAHYVETFTHSDTLPSILNSLKYSVFSTLLALLVGVVVSYLLTRKRLPFQNLLDAIAMLPLALPGVAIAFGYMGSFADTTLLLRHLPETFIDVIDPRKNPTFLLIISYAVRRLPYMLRSIYAGLQQTSVSYEEASQNVGATPVRTLYKITLPLVIANILAGAILVFSFSMLEVSDSLILAMQDKYYPITKAIWALSQRPDHGPYTASALGVVGMLILIACLLGAGRVLGGKLGEIFRI, encoded by the coding sequence ATCAGACGACAATACGATTTCACCCCATCCATCACACTGATTTTCGGGCTGACGGTCCTCTTCTTTGTGGTCTTCCTCATATATCCACTCCTCTATGTTTTCAAAGAAGCCTTCTGGATTGAAAACACATTCAACCTCACATACTTCAAATTGATCGTAACCGATCCAAACATCCGGGAACTCGTTATCAACAGTTTCAAGATCGGTGTAATGGTGACACTGGTGACGAGCATCATCAGCCTTCCATTGGCGTATTTTTTGACCCGATACCGGTATCCAGGGCGCGACATGCTCCGTGCTATCATCCTGATTCCGATGATTATGCCACCTTTCGTCGGCGCAATTGGCATGCAACAATTCTTCGGATTATACGGGAGTGTCAATATGCTGCTTGCGAAACTCAACCTGATGGACCTAGCGGAACCTATTGACTGGTTCGGCGGCGGGTTCTCGGGCGTGGTGATGTTATCAACATTGCACCTATATCCGATCATGTATCTTAACATCGTCGCCGCACTCGCGAATGTCGATCCGAGTTTAGAGGAAGCCGCCGAAAATATGGGGGCATCGCGCTTTCAGGTCTTTCGACAGATAACAGTACCGTTAATGATGCCCGGTTATTTCGCCGGTGCAATCCTTGTCTTTATCTGGGCATTTACCGATCTCGGTACACCTCTCATCTTCAATTACAATGAAGTCGTTGCCGTGCGAATTTTCCGACAAGTGACCGAGGCAAATCAGAACCCAATGGGGTACGCCCTTGTTGTGCTAATTATCGTCCTGACAGCACTCGCCTTTTATGTTTCCAAGCGGTGGACAGGAAGTAAGCACTATGAAATGCTCGGTAGAGGACACGTGACTTCACGGGAAACGGAGACACGCTGGGGCATGCGGGGTGTCATCTATCTCTTTATCGGCGGCTTGACATTGATGGCATTGTTACCACACATCAGTGTTATCCTCGTCTCCTTGACACCGGATGCAAGCCAGTGGCGATTGAGCGTGCTACCGCAATCATGGACCTTCGCACACTATGTTGAGACCTTCACGCATTCCGATACGTTACCGAGTATCCTCAACAGCCTAAAATACAGTGTGTTCAGCACATTGTTGGCACTTTTGGTAGGCGTCGTGGTGTCATATCTATTGACCCGCAAACGCCTCCCGTTCCAGAATTTGTTAGATGCAATCGCGATGCTACCCTTAGCATTGCCCGGAGTGGCAATAGCATTCGGATATATGGGGAGCTTCGCTGATACGACGCTTCTGCTACGCCATCTTCCAGAGACCTTCATTGATGTGATTGATCCGAGAAAAAATCCGACCTTTCTCCTGATTATTAGCTACGCCGTGCGGCGATTGCCATATATGCTGCGTTCCATTTACGCCGGACTCCAGCAGACGAGTGTGAGTTACGAAGAAGCGTCACAAAACGTCGGAGCAACGCCTGTTCGGACCTTGTATAAAATCACCTTGCCTTTGGTTATCGCGAATATCCTCGCCGGTGCGATTCTCGTGTTCTCATTCTCGATGTTAGAAGTCAGTGATAGCTTAATCTTGGCAATGCAGGATAAGTATTATCCGATTACAAAAGCGATTTGGGCACTCTCCCAACGTCCAGACCACGGTCCATATACCGCAAGCGCACTCGGTGTAGTGGGCATGTTAATCCTAATCGCGTGCCTGCTCGGCGCCGGACGTGTGCTGGGTGGAAAATTAGGAGAAATTTTCCGGATTTAG